In Vigna unguiculata cultivar IT97K-499-35 chromosome 3, ASM411807v1, whole genome shotgun sequence, a single genomic region encodes these proteins:
- the LOC114178394 gene encoding acid beta-fructofuranosidase: MEHHKPLLPTSSHAAPTPTTRKDLLLVVFGLLFLSSLVAYGGYRASNVPHAHVSSPASNHQQEHQSPTSLPSSKWYPVSRGVSSGVSEKSLNLLFAGEGGASEAFPWDNSMLSWQRTSFHFQPEKNWMNDPNGPMYYKGWYHFFYQYNPNGAVWGDIVWGHAVSRDMIHWLHLPLAMVADQWYDKQGVWTGSATILPNGEIIMLYTGSTNESVQVQNLAYPADPSDPLLLDWIKHPENPVLVPPPGIGAKDFRDPTTAWLTSEGKWRITIGSKLNKTGVALVYDTEDFKTYELKEGLLRAVPGTGMWECVDFFPVSKKNGNGLDTSVNGAEVKHVMKVSLDDDRHDYYAIGTYDENKVLFTPDDVKNDVGVGLRYDYGIFYASKTFYDQHKDRRILWGWIGESDSEYADVTKGWASVQSIPRTVSLDTKTGSNLLQWPVAEVESLRLRSDEFKSLKAKPGSVVSLDVETATQLDVVAEFEIDKESLEKTGESNEEFTCSSSGGAAQRGALGPFGLLVLADQGLSEYTPVYFYVIKGRNGNLRTSFCSDQSRSSQANDVRKQILGSVVPVLKGEKFSLRMLVDHSIVESFAQGGRTCVTSRVYPTKAIYGAARIFLFNNATEATVTASLKVWQMNSAFIRPFPFDPDQKS; encoded by the exons ATGGAACATCATAAACCATTGTTACCTACTTCCTCTCACGCCGCTCCAACCCCAACCACTCGCAAGGACCTTCTTCTCGTCGTTTTCGGCTTGCTCTTCCTCTCTTCCCTCGTCGCTTATGGGGGTTACAGGGCCTCCAACGTGCCTCATGCTCACGTTTCATCGCCTGCATCCAACCATCAACAAGAACACCAAAGTCCCACATCGCTGCCTTCTTCTAAATGGTACCCTGTTTCAAGGGGTGTTTCTTCCGGCGTGTCGGAGAAGTCATTGAACTTGTTATTCGCCGGTGAAGGAGGAGCTTCCGAAGCATTTCCTTGGGACAATAGCATGCTGTCTTGGCAGAGAACTTCTTTTCATTTCCAGCCAGAGAAAAACTGGATGAACG ATCCGAATG GTCCTATGTACTACAAGGGATGGTATCACTTTTTCTACCAATACAATCCGAACGGTGCAGTTTGGGGTGACATAGTTTGGGGACACGCGGTGTCAAGGGACATGATCCATTGGCTTCACCTTCCATTAGCAATGGTGGCTGATCAATGGTATGACAAACAAGGCGTGTGGACAGGCTCAGCCACCATCTTACCAAATGGTGAAATCATCATGTTATACACAGGTTCCACCAACGAGTCAGTGCAAGTTCAAAACCTTGCATACCCTGCTGACCCCTCTGACCCTCTGCTTCTGGATTGGATCAAACACCCCGAGAACCCAGTTTTGGTCCCACCACCAGGAATTGGTGCCAAGGACTTTCGTGACCCTACAACTGCATGGCTCACCTCTGAAGGAAAGTGGCGCATAACCATAGGATCCAAGCTTAATAAAACTGGCGTTGCTTTGGTTTATGACACTGAGGATTTCAAGACCTATGAGCTTAAGGAGGGGTTGCTTCGAGCTGTCCCTGGCACTGGCATGTGGGAGTGTGTGGACTTCTTCCCTGTGTCCAAGAAAAATGGAAATGGATTGGATACCTCTGTTAATGGGGCTGAGGTCAAGCATGTCATGAAGGTCAGCCTGGATGATGATAGACATGATTACTACGCCATTGGGACTTACGATGAAAACAAAGTTTTGTTCACACCAGATGATGTTAAGAATGATGTTGGAGTTGGTTTAAGGTATGACTATGGAATATTCTATGCATCCAAGACATTTTATGATCAGCACAAGGATAGGAGAATTTTGTGGGGTTGGATTGGAGAATCTGACAGTGAATATGCAGATGTCACCAAAGGTTGGGCTTCAGTTCAG AGTATTCCAAGAACTGTGAGTCTTGATACGAAGACTGGCAGCAACTTACTTCAGTGGCCTGTTGCTGAGGTGGAGAGTTTGAGATTGAGAAGTGATGAATTCAAAAGTTTGAAGGCTAAACCAGGGTCAGTGGTGTCACTAGATGTTGAAACAGCCACACAG TTGGACGTTGTTGCGGAGTTTGAGATAGACAAGGAATCCCTAGAGAAAACAGGTGAATCCAATGAGGAGTTCACATGCAGCAGCAGTGGTGGAGCTGCACAACGTGGTGCCTTGGGACCTTTTGGTCTTCTGGTTTTGGCTGATCAGGGGCTTTCTGAGTATACTCCGGTGTATTTCTATGTCATTAAAGGAAGAAATGGAAATCTTAGGACTTCATTTTGCTCTGATCAATCAAG GTCTTCTCAGGCAAATGATGTTCGCAAGCAAATACTTGGGAGCGTTGTTCCAGTACTTAAAGGCGAAAAGTTTTCCTTACGGATGCTG GTGGACCATTCTATTGTTGAAAGCTTTGCTCAAGGTGGAAGAACGTGTGTGACATCTAGGGTTTATCCAACAAAGGCAATCTATGGAGCTGCTAGAATATTCTTGTTCAACAATGCTACTGAGGCCACTGTGACAGCCTCACTCAAAGTTTGGCAAATGAATTCTGCGTTTATACGGCCATTCCCATTCGACCCAGATCAGAAGAgctaa